A window of the Parabacteroides merdae ATCC 43184 genome harbors these coding sequences:
- a CDS encoding IS256 family transposase: MKEKNQVVPDEVLSKEFLSQFKTEADVSKFLKQLHAQVLEKMLEGEMDAHLGYEKNSVTGNNTGNSRNGSYPKKIQTEHGESVISIPRDRNGQFEPIAVPKHESRGLSIEKLVISLYAKGMSVSDIEEEMREIYEIELSTSAISIITNKVNQAAQEWQNRPLDPVCLIVWMDGIVFKVRDNGKIINKTVYLCVGLKQNGLKEVLGMWVGKSESSSFWMGVLTDLKARGVQDILITCTDNLNGFTDTIRSVFPQSSTQVCVVHQIRNSCKYVVYKDKKEFTADMKNIYNAPNKEVAATELDNLEKKWGGKYPYAILSWRNNWDDLTVFFQFPLEIRKIICTTNLIENLNGKIRKYTKSKLSFPSDDAVKKTVYLSLMEIEKKWTMPISNWGLIMNQFMLMFENRIQI; encoded by the coding sequence ATGAAAGAAAAGAATCAAGTAGTGCCCGATGAGGTGTTAAGCAAGGAGTTCCTTAGCCAGTTCAAGACAGAAGCGGATGTGAGCAAGTTTCTGAAACAGTTGCATGCCCAGGTGCTGGAGAAGATGCTTGAAGGCGAAATGGATGCCCATTTGGGCTATGAAAAGAATTCTGTGACAGGGAACAATACCGGCAACTCCCGGAATGGCAGTTATCCGAAGAAAATCCAGACCGAACATGGAGAGTCTGTCATTTCTATTCCACGTGACCGTAACGGCCAGTTTGAGCCGATAGCAGTGCCCAAACATGAAAGTCGTGGACTTTCTATAGAAAAGCTCGTTATCTCCCTATACGCCAAAGGAATGAGCGTTTCTGACATAGAGGAAGAGATGCGTGAGATTTATGAAATAGAGCTCTCTACATCGGCCATTTCCATCATTACCAACAAAGTCAATCAGGCTGCCCAGGAGTGGCAGAACCGTCCCCTTGATCCTGTTTGCCTGATAGTCTGGATGGACGGTATTGTCTTCAAGGTACGGGATAACGGCAAGATCATAAACAAGACCGTTTACCTTTGCGTCGGACTGAAACAGAACGGCCTGAAGGAAGTTCTTGGCATGTGGGTTGGCAAATCGGAAAGCTCTTCTTTCTGGATGGGTGTCCTGACCGACTTAAAAGCCCGTGGAGTGCAGGATATACTGATTACCTGTACCGACAATCTGAATGGATTTACGGATACTATCCGCAGTGTATTCCCTCAGTCATCCACTCAAGTCTGTGTGGTACATCAGATCAGAAATTCCTGTAAATATGTCGTTTATAAGGATAAGAAAGAGTTTACAGCGGATATGAAGAATATCTATAATGCACCCAACAAAGAGGTTGCAGCCACAGAACTTGACAATCTGGAAAAGAAATGGGGAGGAAAGTATCCTTATGCTATACTTTCATGGAGAAACAACTGGGATGATTTGACTGTTTTCTTCCAATTCCCGCTGGAAATCAGAAAAATAATCTGCACAACCAATCTCATTGAGAACCTGAATGGAAAAATCAGAAAGTACACGAAATCAAAACTTTCATTTCCTTCGGACGATGCTGTAAAAAAGACCGTATATCTTTCGCTTATGGAGATTGAAAAGAAATGGACAATGCCTATTTCAAACTGGGGCTTGATTATGAATCAATTTATGCTTATGTTTGAAAACAGAATCCAGATATAA
- a CDS encoding porin family protein, which produces MKKIVGLILLAVMVLIAVPAKSQIKFGIKGGLNISSVHFNKDLVGKDNVTGFNIGPMVEVMAPIMGVGFDAAILYSQKGIGVKSEKDIKNDYIDVPVNLKWKFGLPIIKGYLAAGPYVGFRVGGDKLWDIPGSVGDQLKAKSFNAGLNLGAGVELIKHLQVGFNYALGLTDDYSASKLELNGKNRGWSITAAILF; this is translated from the coding sequence ATGAAGAAGATTGTTGGGCTTATATTGTTGGCGGTGATGGTGTTGATTGCCGTACCTGCGAAATCCCAGATTAAGTTCGGTATAAAAGGCGGTTTGAATATTTCCTCTGTCCATTTCAACAAAGATCTCGTCGGAAAGGATAATGTGACTGGATTTAATATTGGTCCGATGGTGGAGGTAATGGCTCCGATAATGGGAGTCGGTTTTGATGCAGCTATCCTATATTCGCAAAAAGGGATAGGTGTGAAGAGTGAGAAAGACATAAAGAACGATTATATAGATGTTCCGGTTAACTTGAAATGGAAATTCGGCTTGCCTATTATCAAAGGATATCTGGCGGCTGGTCCGTATGTCGGTTTCCGTGTGGGTGGCGATAAGTTATGGGATATTCCGGGATCAGTCGGAGACCAGTTGAAGGCAAAAAGCTTTAATGCTGGTTTGAATCTGGGTGCCGGTGTGGAGCTGATCAAACATTTGCAGGTAGGTTTCAATTATGCTCTTGGTTTGACGGATGATTATAGTGCATCAAAATTGGAATTAAACGGTAAGAACCGAGGGTGGTCGATTACGGCTGCCATCCTGTTCTAA
- a CDS encoding MATE family efflux transporter, with protein sequence MNYTYKKIWLIAFPVMMSILIEQLINITDALFLGHVGDVELGASALAGIWFLAIYMLGFGFSLGLQVVIARRNGEQQYAETGKTFFQGLFFLLILAVLLCLLSKIFSPVLLKHLITSDDVYNAVIRYLDWRIWGLLFSFPFLALRSFLVGITQTKALNMAAFTAVLMNIPMNWLLIFGLDMGISGVAIASSFAEMCSLAVLAAYMFRHIDKKAYGLYWHIDITILKEVFSISVWSMLQFFTSVAIWFLFFVAIERLGETELAVSNIVRSVSALFSVIVNALAGVTGSLVSNLIGAGEKKQVFPLCHKIIRLGYAIGIPLIVFALFFHQHIIGAYTENPAIIQLAWPPFLVMLLNYFFALPGYVYLNATTGTGATRTVFIFQVITTIAYLFCLWGLDFCDAPLAAYWAVEYLYVMLLGTQAVIYLKYKQY encoded by the coding sequence ATGAATTATACCTATAAGAAAATCTGGCTCATCGCTTTTCCTGTAATGATGAGCATCCTTATCGAACAACTGATAAATATTACCGATGCTTTGTTTTTAGGGCATGTGGGTGATGTGGAACTGGGCGCATCTGCCCTTGCCGGAATATGGTTCTTGGCAATTTATATGCTTGGCTTCGGGTTCAGTTTAGGGTTGCAAGTGGTAATTGCCCGCCGTAACGGAGAACAGCAGTATGCGGAAACGGGAAAAACGTTCTTTCAGGGATTGTTTTTCTTGCTAATACTGGCGGTACTCCTCTGTCTGCTATCCAAGATATTTTCTCCCGTTCTGTTGAAACATCTGATAACTTCGGATGATGTTTATAATGCGGTTATCCGCTATTTGGATTGGCGTATTTGGGGATTGTTGTTCTCTTTCCCGTTCCTTGCGTTACGCTCGTTTTTGGTAGGCATCACACAGACAAAAGCTCTGAACATGGCAGCTTTCACTGCCGTACTGATGAACATTCCGATGAACTGGCTCCTGATATTCGGCTTAGACATGGGTATATCGGGAGTGGCTATCGCATCTTCATTTGCCGAAATGTGTTCGCTGGCTGTATTGGCTGCATATATGTTTCGGCACATTGATAAAAAAGCATATGGCTTATACTGGCATATTGATATAACTATATTGAAAGAGGTATTTTCTATCTCGGTATGGAGTATGCTCCAGTTCTTTACAAGTGTAGCCATTTGGTTTCTGTTCTTCGTGGCTATCGAACGTTTGGGAGAAACAGAATTGGCTGTATCGAACATTGTAAGAAGTGTTTCCGCACTGTTTTCCGTTATCGTCAATGCGTTGGCTGGTGTCACCGGTTCTTTGGTGAGTAACCTGATTGGAGCAGGTGAAAAGAAACAAGTTTTTCCGCTTTGCCATAAGATTATCCGTTTAGGATATGCAATAGGCATTCCATTGATTGTTTTTGCGTTGTTCTTTCACCAGCACATTATAGGGGCTTATACGGAAAATCCCGCTATCATACAGCTTGCATGGCCGCCTTTTCTTGTCATGCTATTGAATTACTTCTTTGCACTACCCGGTTACGTCTATCTGAATGCTACAACAGGAACGGGAGCGACTCGGACGGTATTCATTTTTCAGGTGATAACTACTATTGCTTATCTGTTCTGCTTATGGGGATTAGATTTTTGTGATGCTCCATTAGCGGCATATTGGGCAGTGGAATACTTATACGTAATGCTGCTTGGTACACAAGCCGTCATTTATCTTAAATATAAACAATACTAA
- a CDS encoding hybrid sensor histidine kinase/response regulator, whose protein sequence is MKSIKNLISLGYLLMALLVIGIMYIWYKEWCDLEKLEVQNRHIDTFRQESHKIFVLLIELSLSGETVLEWEYADLEHYHYQRMAMDSMLCRFKTIYPTERIDSVRHLLEDKERQMRQIVQVFEQQQATNDKITRQVPIIVQKSVQEQPQKPKRKGFLGIFGKKEKPKPTVTTTMLRSLNRNMIAEQRAQSRRLSEHTDSLAARNAELNRLLQGLICQIDRKVQADLQKRETEIAAMREQSFIQIGGLTGFVLLLLIISYIIIHRNTNRIKRYKRETTNLIKQLQQAVEKNEALIASRKKAVHTITHELRTPLTAITGYAGMVEKENDIERIGRYICNIRQSSDRMREMLNTLLSFFCLDNGKEQPNISPCRISAITHILETEFTPIAMNKGLALAITNQTDTVVLTDKERILQIGNNLLSNAIKFTENGGVSLTTDYDNGVLKLIVEDTGTGMTEEEQQRVFSAFERLANAAAKDGFGLGLSIVQRIVTMLGGTIWLESEKGKGSRFTVEIPMQTAEELPEQINQTRIHHDRTFHDVIAIDNDEVLLLMLKEMYAQEEIHCDTCTDAAELMELIRKKEYSLLLTDLNMPEINGFELLELLRTSNVGNSKTIPVVVTTASGSCSKEELMERGFSGCLLKPFSISELLEVSDKCAMKGNRNEKPDFTSLLSYGNEAVMLEKLITETEKEIQSVRNAEQRKDLQELDALTHHLRSSWEILRTDQPLRKLYKLLHCDGTPDDKTIGNAVKAVLDKGSEIIRLAKEERRKYENG, encoded by the coding sequence ATGAAATCAATCAAGAATCTAATTTCACTCGGCTATTTGCTGATGGCATTATTGGTTATCGGCATAATGTATATTTGGTATAAAGAATGGTGCGATTTAGAGAAATTGGAAGTTCAAAATCGTCATATAGATACTTTTCGCCAAGAATCGCACAAAATATTTGTTCTTCTTATTGAACTTTCTTTATCGGGCGAGACAGTATTGGAATGGGAATATGCAGATTTGGAACATTACCATTATCAACGAATGGCAATGGACAGTATGCTATGCCGTTTCAAAACGATTTATCCGACAGAGCGCATAGACAGTGTACGCCATCTTCTTGAAGATAAGGAACGACAAATGCGTCAAATCGTGCAGGTATTTGAACAGCAACAAGCCACCAATGATAAGATCACTCGTCAAGTACCCATAATCGTACAGAAAAGTGTACAGGAACAGCCGCAAAAACCGAAGCGGAAAGGATTTCTCGGCATATTCGGCAAGAAAGAAAAGCCAAAGCCAACCGTGACCACAACAATGCTCCGTTCCCTCAACCGGAACATGATAGCCGAGCAACGGGCGCAAAGCCGCCGTCTGTCGGAACACACCGACAGCCTTGCTGCACGGAATGCAGAACTTAACCGTCTGTTACAAGGTTTGATTTGCCAAATAGACAGGAAAGTACAAGCCGACCTTCAAAAGCGAGAAACAGAGATAGCCGCAATGCGTGAGCAATCATTTATACAAATCGGCGGCTTGACAGGGTTCGTTCTTCTTCTATTAATCATTTCATATATCATAATTCACCGAAATACTAACCGTATCAAGCGGTACAAACGGGAAACGACAAATTTAATCAAACAGCTACAACAAGCGGTAGAGAAAAACGAGGCACTGATAGCCTCCCGCAAGAAAGCGGTACATACTATCACGCATGAACTGCGCACGCCGCTGACAGCGATAACGGGTTATGCCGGAATGGTGGAAAAAGAGAATGACATAGAACGAATCGGGCGTTATATCTGTAATATCCGGCAATCCTCCGACCGTATGCGCGAAATGCTCAACACCCTGCTGAGTTTCTTCTGCTTGGATAACGGCAAGGAGCAGCCGAATATTTCTCCTTGCCGGATTTCGGCAATCACGCACATTCTTGAAACGGAGTTTACGCCCATCGCCATGAACAAGGGGCTGGCTCTTGCCATAACCAATCAAACGGATACAGTCGTCCTGACCGACAAGGAACGTATCCTGCAAATCGGCAATAACCTGCTGTCAAACGCCATCAAGTTCACGGAGAACGGTGGCGTTTCTCTGACAACAGACTACGATAACGGTGTCCTGAAACTTATCGTCGAAGATACGGGCACAGGTATGACCGAAGAGGAACAGCAACGGGTGTTCAGCGCGTTTGAGCGTCTGGCAAACGCCGCTGCAAAAGACGGATTCGGACTGGGACTTTCCATCGTTCAGCGTATCGTGACAATGCTCGGCGGCACGATATGGCTGGAGAGCGAGAAAGGCAAAGGTAGCCGTTTTACGGTGGAAATACCCATGCAGACAGCCGAAGAACTGCCGGAACAGATAAATCAAACACGGATTCATCATGACCGTACATTCCACGATGTGATAGCCATCGACAATGACGAGGTATTGCTCCTTATGTTGAAAGAAATGTATGCCCAAGAAGAAATACATTGCGATACCTGCACCGATGCTGCGGAACTGATGGAACTGATACGAAAAAAGGAATACAGCCTGCTTCTGACGGATCTGAACATGCCGGAAATCAACGGTTTCGAGCTGTTGGAACTGCTACGCACCTCCAACGTTGGCAATTCAAAGACTATCCCGGTAGTCGTGACAACCGCTTCGGGCAGTTGCAGCAAGGAGGAACTTATGGAACGTGGTTTCTCCGGTTGCCTGCTCAAACCGTTCTCCATATCGGAACTGTTGGAGGTTTCAGACAAATGCGCCATGAAAGGCAACCGGAATGAAAAGCCGGATTTCACCTCCCTGCTGTCATACGGGAATGAAGCCGTCATGCTGGAGAAACTGATAACGGAAACTGAAAAGGAAATACAGTCGGTCAGGAATGCAGAACAACGGAAAGACCTTCAGGAACTGGACGCCCTGACACACCACCTGCGCAGCTCGTGGGAGATACTCCGTACCGACCAACCGTTAAGGAAACTTTATAAACTGCTTCATTGTGATGGTACACCTGACGATAAAACAATTGGCAATGCTGTAAAAGCTGTACTGGATAAGGGTTCGGAAATCATCCGGCTGGCAAAAGAAGAAAGGAGAAAATACGAAAATGGATAA
- a CDS encoding helix-turn-helix domain-containing protein, whose product MIQEEFDFYRPCKLLQPYVRYYWVFKSNQFLNTLTFPIGCSQIIFHKQAPLYIPELNVTQDKLTVSGQVNFSSHLYADGNIEMIVVVFHPHAMSMFLNIPTSLFYNQEVSGYSLENKSLNELATRIFDCENNSICISYIEKWLLSQIADNLADTTYRIKRIDAAIQRIYITPQISVNELSSIACLSKKQFERLFHSFVGINPKEYTRIVRFQKALAQMQHQAGKEINQAQIAYASGYADQSHFIREFKKFCGYTPVSLLKVSNPYSDLFTNPV is encoded by the coding sequence ATGATTCAAGAAGAATTCGATTTTTACAGACCATGTAAGCTATTGCAACCTTACGTGAGATATTATTGGGTATTCAAAAGTAACCAGTTTTTGAATACCCTGACTTTTCCTATCGGTTGCTCTCAAATCATTTTCCATAAACAAGCACCGTTATATATCCCTGAACTAAATGTTACACAAGACAAACTGACTGTGAGCGGACAAGTTAATTTCTCGTCACACCTATATGCAGACGGAAATATAGAAATGATAGTGGTCGTATTCCACCCTCACGCCATGAGTATGTTTCTGAACATACCGACATCGCTCTTTTACAATCAAGAAGTGTCCGGTTACAGCCTTGAAAACAAAAGTTTGAATGAACTGGCTACACGAATATTCGACTGTGAGAATAATTCTATTTGCATAAGCTATATAGAAAAATGGCTGTTGTCACAAATTGCCGATAATTTAGCTGATACCACATACAGAATTAAAAGGATAGATGCCGCCATACAGCGAATATATATTACTCCGCAAATCTCTGTAAACGAATTATCTTCCATTGCCTGCCTAAGTAAAAAACAGTTCGAGCGGTTGTTTCATTCATTTGTAGGCATCAATCCCAAGGAATATACCCGTATCGTCCGCTTCCAAAAGGCTTTGGCGCAGATGCAGCATCAAGCGGGCAAAGAAATCAACCAGGCACAAATAGCATACGCCAGCGGCTATGCCGATCAGTCGCACTTTATCCGGGAGTTCAAGAAATTCTGCGGATATACGCCCGTGTCTTTGCTGAAAGTATCAAATCCATATTCCGATTTGTTCACCAATCCCGTATAA
- a CDS encoding sigma-54-dependent transcriptional regulator encodes MDKTKIIVVEDNIVYCEFVCNLLAREGFRTVQAFHLSTAKKYLQQATDGDIVVSDLRLPDGNGIDLLRWMRKEGRMQPFVIMTDYAEVHTAVESMKLGSLDYIPKQLVEDKLVPLFRTILKERNIGRSRMPLFSRDGSAFQAIMKRIRLVAPTDMSVLIFGENGTGKEHIAHLLHDKGKRAGKPFVAVDCGSLTKELAPSAFFGHVRGAFTGADSARKGYFHEAEGGTLFLDEVGNLAPETQQMLLRAIQERRYRPVGDRTDRSFNVRIIAATNEDLEKAVNEKRFRQDLLYRLHDFEITVPLLRDCQEDVMPLAEFFRENANQELECDVIGFDGEARKTLLTHAWPGNVRELRQKIMGAVLQAQTGLVTKEHLELAVTRATSPVSFALRSDAEDKERILRALKQANGNRKVAAELLGIGRTTLYNKLEEYGLKYKFQQP; translated from the coding sequence ATGGATAAGACAAAAATCATCGTGGTGGAGGACAACATCGTGTATTGCGAGTTTGTCTGCAACCTGCTGGCACGCGAGGGATTCCGCACCGTGCAGGCTTTCCACCTCTCGACAGCGAAGAAATATCTGCAACAAGCCACAGACGGTGACATCGTGGTTTCCGACCTGCGCCTGCCCGACGGCAACGGTATCGACCTGCTGCGCTGGATGCGCAAGGAGGGCAGGATGCAGCCCTTTGTCATTATGACCGACTATGCCGAAGTGCATACGGCGGTTGAAAGCATGAAACTCGGCTCGCTGGACTACATACCCAAGCAGCTTGTGGAAGACAAACTCGTCCCCCTGTTCCGTACCATATTAAAAGAACGAAATATCGGACGAAGCCGTATGCCTCTGTTCTCGCGTGACGGCTCGGCGTTTCAAGCCATCATGAAGCGGATAAGGCTGGTAGCACCAACCGACATGAGCGTGCTGATATTCGGTGAGAACGGCACGGGCAAGGAGCATATCGCCCACCTGCTGCACGACAAGGGCAAGCGGGCAGGAAAGCCGTTCGTTGCTGTGGACTGCGGATCGCTCACCAAAGAGCTTGCGCCGTCGGCTTTCTTCGGACACGTCAGAGGGGCGTTCACGGGTGCGGACAGTGCCAGGAAAGGTTATTTCCATGAGGCGGAAGGCGGCACGCTGTTTTTGGACGAGGTGGGCAACCTCGCACCGGAAACCCAGCAGATGCTTCTGCGTGCCATACAGGAACGGAGATACCGTCCGGTAGGTGACAGAACTGACCGTAGTTTCAATGTCCGCATCATCGCCGCCACCAACGAGGATCTGGAGAAAGCGGTCAATGAAAAGCGTTTCCGGCAGGATCTATTATACCGCCTGCATGACTTCGAGATAACCGTCCCGCTGTTGCGCGACTGTCAGGAGGACGTCATGCCTTTGGCTGAGTTCTTCCGTGAAAATGCAAATCAGGAACTGGAATGCGATGTCATCGGCTTTGACGGAGAAGCCCGAAAGACATTGCTGACCCATGCGTGGCCGGGCAATGTCCGCGAGCTTCGTCAGAAAATCATGGGCGCGGTGTTGCAGGCACAGACGGGTCTTGTCACGAAAGAGCATCTGGAACTTGCCGTGACGAGGGCGACCTCACCCGTCAGCTTCGCCCTGCGCAGCGATGCGGAAGACAAGGAGCGTATCTTACGCGCGTTGAAGCAGGCGAACGGGAACCGCAAGGTTGCCGCCGAACTGCTCGGGATAGGACGCACGACGCTGTACAACAAACTGGAAGAATATGGATTGAAGTATAAATTTCAGCAACCATAG
- a CDS encoding AAA family ATPase encodes MIESLTVTNFYCFKERTTILFTAKKERNRMLDNNFCGFTTQNKINILKLVFLLGNNGAGKSKILSAFDALQYLIAQIRERKDESLRYRPFAFDEECLNKPSEIEIVYHINDSRYLYSIKWDKYAIYEEILDELRTKTNINLFHRWYDKVSDIVKVDFTDKIQVSDNENYIISSSLLKNNSVFSTIIKTNISHALLNSHLLFFMEGFEIVDLEDVDLNEELPDDKTENSKQLKNVICSFLKSVDTNIMSYEKLKIDVEYPAELLQKLKSLSDKQEAELRMLFRMDEEKHIVNTFHRLDKKTGNRRGRLPLSEQSDGTKEILRFLIVLDEAIRKEKTIILDDYSSGVQRNTLNQLLKFFLGAAQNAQLIISTQDYSLLDFDIIRRDSIRFLVKDDIASAHVQSINLSLLHKNSSLHHYVSKMNVYEQLPKMDEALFEELLRMYKIIAMR; translated from the coding sequence ATGATTGAATCATTAACTGTCACAAACTTTTATTGCTTTAAGGAGCGTACAACAATTCTATTTACGGCGAAAAAAGAGCGTAATAGAATGTTGGATAATAATTTTTGTGGGTTTACGACTCAAAACAAGATAAATATCTTAAAACTAGTATTTTTATTAGGGAATAATGGTGCTGGAAAGAGTAAAATTCTGAGCGCATTTGATGCATTACAGTATCTTATTGCCCAAATTCGTGAACGTAAAGATGAATCTTTACGTTATAGGCCATTTGCTTTTGACGAAGAATGTTTAAACAAGCCATCTGAAATAGAGATAGTATATCATATTAATGATTCACGGTATTTATATAGTATTAAATGGGATAAATATGCTATATATGAGGAGATTTTAGATGAATTACGAACCAAAACTAATATCAATCTATTTCATCGTTGGTATGATAAAGTTAGTGACATCGTAAAAGTTGACTTTACAGATAAAATACAAGTTAGTGATAATGAGAATTATATTATCAGCAGTTCGTTATTGAAAAATAATTCAGTATTTAGTACTATTATTAAAACGAATATTTCTCATGCGTTGCTAAATTCACATTTGTTATTTTTTATGGAAGGTTTTGAAATTGTTGATTTAGAAGATGTTGATTTAAATGAAGAACTTCCTGATGATAAAACAGAAAATAGCAAACAATTAAAAAATGTCATTTGTTCGTTTTTAAAATCTGTAGATACTAATATAATGTCATATGAGAAATTGAAAATTGATGTAGAGTATCCTGCTGAGTTATTGCAAAAACTAAAGTCATTGTCGGACAAACAAGAAGCAGAGTTAAGAATGCTGTTTAGGATGGATGAGGAAAAACACATTGTGAATACGTTTCATCGTTTGGATAAAAAAACAGGAAATAGAAGAGGGCGTTTGCCGCTATCAGAACAATCTGATGGCACTAAGGAGATACTTCGATTTTTAATTGTATTAGATGAGGCTATTAGAAAAGAGAAAACGATAATTTTAGATGATTATAGTAGTGGAGTTCAAAGAAATACGTTGAATCAGCTACTGAAATTTTTTTTAGGGGCGGCACAAAATGCTCAACTAATAATATCAACTCAAGATTATAGTTTATTGGATTTTGATATTATAAGAAGAGATTCTATCCGTTTTTTGGTAAAGGATGACATTGCTTCTGCTCATGTTCAATCTATTAATTTATCATTACTGCATAAGAATTCTAGTTTACATCATTATGTAAGCAAAATGAATGTATACGAGCAGTTACCCAAAATGGATGAAGCATTATTTGAAGAACTGTTGAGAATGTACAAAATTATTGCTATGAGATAG
- a CDS encoding CatA-like O-acetyltransferase, family 2, producing MKEVNPQETSRAYAFEMWMNAPMPMVTFFKTLNVSRLAKISRKSGMKFNMLMCWCIGKAARDVKEFYMLPVGGKLMQYDTIAVNTIVANRKGEVSSCDIPFCDDLSLFNQHYLRLTKQVAESCVNHDLTESMVIGTSALAQYEIDGAVGMYSGIFNNPFLIWGKYKRRLLKTTLTVSFQFHHTQMDGAHASRFLDGVQKEIDKLRI from the coding sequence ATGAAAGAAGTAAATCCCCAAGAAACCAGCCGGGCATACGCCTTTGAAATGTGGATGAACGCACCCATGCCGATGGTGACGTTCTTTAAGACACTTAACGTGTCACGCCTTGCGAAAATCAGCCGGAAATCGGGCATGAAGTTTAATATGTTGATGTGCTGGTGTATCGGCAAAGCCGCAAGGGACGTGAAAGAATTTTATATGCTGCCCGTTGGCGGTAAACTGATGCAGTACGACACCATTGCAGTAAACACCATTGTCGCCAACAGAAAGGGCGAGGTAAGTTCGTGTGATATTCCTTTCTGCGATGATTTATCTTTATTTAATCAACACTATCTGCGACTTACCAAACAAGTGGCTGAAAGTTGCGTCAATCACGACTTGACGGAAAGCATGGTTATCGGAACTTCCGCATTGGCACAATATGAAATAGACGGGGCTGTCGGGATGTATAGCGGCATTTTTAATAATCCGTTCCTCATTTGGGGCAAATACAAGCGCCGCCTGCTGAAAACGACACTTACCGTTTCTTTCCAGTTCCACCACACGCAAATGGACGGGGCGCACGCTTCCCGCTTTTTAGACGGGGTTCAGAAAGAAATTGATAAATTGAGAATATAA
- the mobA gene encoding conjugal transfer protein MobA, translated as MKKKSKYGRNPKLNPKTHCVMVRFDDVEWNRFLTMYEESNVYAKAVFLKAHFFGQKFKVLKVDKVMLEYYTKLSDFHAQFRGIATNYNQVVKELRIHFSEMKAMALLYKLEKHTIDLVKLSREIVELSKEMYAKWEQQKG; from the coding sequence ATGAAAAAGAAGAGCAAGTACGGGAGAAATCCCAAGTTGAATCCGAAGACGCACTGCGTGATGGTGCGCTTCGATGATGTGGAGTGGAACAGGTTCCTGACGATGTACGAGGAATCGAACGTGTATGCGAAAGCCGTCTTTCTCAAGGCGCATTTCTTCGGACAGAAATTCAAAGTGTTGAAGGTGGACAAGGTGATGTTGGAATACTACACCAAGCTGTCCGACTTTCATGCCCAGTTCCGCGGCATCGCTACGAACTACAATCAGGTCGTTAAAGAGTTGCGCATCCACTTTTCGGAGATGAAGGCGATGGCGTTGCTCTACAAGTTGGAGAAACATACCATCGATCTTGTGAAACTGAGCCGGGAGATTGTGGAACTTTCAAAGGAGATGTATGCCAAGTGGGAACAACAGAAAGGATAA
- a CDS encoding CatB-related O-acetyltransferase: MMNKIYPRKGDTQTVYLNAVVKDPSIEIGDYTIYNDFISDPCLFEQNNVLYHYPINHERLIIGKFCSIACGAKFLFNCANHTLKSLSTYTFPLFYEDWELDKANVASAWDNKGDIVIGNDVWIGYEAVIMAGVHIGDGAIVGTRAVVTKDVPPYTIVGGIPAKEIRKRFSSDIIEQMQTLKWWNWSVDKIREFLPYLKDGRWDKLQAV; the protein is encoded by the coding sequence ATGATGAACAAGATATATCCCCGCAAGGGTGACACGCAAACCGTTTATTTGAATGCTGTCGTAAAAGACCCGTCTATCGAAATAGGCGACTATACCATTTACAATGACTTTATTTCAGACCCGTGTCTGTTTGAGCAAAACAACGTATTGTATCATTATCCCATTAACCACGAACGGCTGATAATTGGAAAGTTCTGTTCTATTGCTTGTGGAGCAAAATTTCTGTTCAACTGTGCCAACCATACCCTGAAATCACTATCGACTTACACGTTCCCGCTGTTTTATGAAGATTGGGAATTGGATAAGGCAAATGTGGCTTCCGCTTGGGACAACAAAGGCGACATCGTAATAGGCAATGATGTATGGATAGGCTATGAAGCCGTTATTATGGCTGGTGTCCATATCGGTGACGGGGCTATTGTTGGTACAAGGGCGGTTGTGACGAAAGATGTTCCGCCCTATACCATTGTAGGTGGTATCCCCGCAAAGGAGATACGAAAGCGGTTCAGTTCTGATATAATAGAACAGATGCAGACTTTGAAATGGTGGAACTGGTCGGTAGATAAGATACGGGAATTTTTGCCTTATCTGAAAGATGGACGTTGGGATAAATTACAGGCAGTATGA